The following coding sequences lie in one Gemmatimonadota bacterium genomic window:
- a CDS encoding amidase family protein: MSRSLNSLVVLALLAVVGACARPAAQNAPFDVVEATIPEMQAAMAAGTLSARQLVTAHLVRIARYEDRLNAAVTINANALAEADSLDAGRARGHVRGPLHGIPVALKDNIQTTHLPTTGGALAFADYVPPYEATLTTNLREAGAIIIAKAGLTEFANFMAGTPDPMPGNYNALSGQGYNPYDPRRDPRPATFDGRPALSTGGSSSGIGTAASFWAGNVGTDTGGSIISPSNATMLVGIRPTLGRISRHGIAPVTLDHDMAGPMTRTVTDAAILLGALESPAPDPADAATGVCEPPPGRDYTQFLNADALRGTRIGIPRAFYYDAITLDGERRSRGGLDTEAAALMADAIAVLRQAGAIVVDPADLPSLTATDPDESFAAWDLCVGGEQHRGADAACSINFKYGMKRDFNAWLESLGPSAPVHSLTELREWNLAHAAAGAMKYKQSRFDISDEMEVERDRARNQADMAKDERLSRTEGIDAVLAAHDLDAILTPGSRGAGLAARSGTPIIVVPFGFVPNEPDPPFPAGFDALPAPFGVGFNGAACSEPRLIALAYAFEQATHRRVPPPRLP, translated from the coding sequence ATGTCCCGATCCTTGAACAGTCTTGTGGTCCTGGCCCTCCTCGCCGTAGTGGGCGCCTGTGCCCGGCCGGCGGCCCAGAACGCGCCCTTCGACGTGGTCGAGGCGACCATCCCCGAGATGCAGGCCGCCATGGCCGCCGGCACGCTCAGCGCCCGTCAGCTGGTGACGGCCCATCTGGTGCGCATCGCTCGCTACGAGGACCGGCTCAACGCCGCAGTCACCATCAACGCCAACGCGCTCGCGGAGGCGGACTCGCTGGATGCCGGACGCGCCCGCGGACACGTCCGCGGCCCCCTGCACGGGATCCCGGTGGCGCTCAAGGACAACATCCAGACGACGCACCTGCCCACCACCGGCGGCGCGCTGGCCTTCGCGGACTATGTGCCGCCGTACGAGGCCACGCTCACCACCAACCTGCGGGAGGCGGGCGCCATCATCATCGCCAAGGCCGGACTGACGGAGTTCGCCAACTTCATGGCCGGCACGCCCGACCCGATGCCAGGCAACTACAACGCGCTCTCCGGCCAGGGCTACAATCCGTATGATCCGCGGCGCGATCCACGCCCCGCCACCTTCGACGGACGACCGGCGCTCAGCACGGGCGGGTCCAGCTCCGGAATCGGGACGGCGGCGAGCTTCTGGGCGGGCAACGTGGGCACCGACACCGGCGGCTCCATCATCAGCCCTTCGAACGCCACGATGCTGGTGGGGATCCGTCCAACCCTCGGGCGGATCAGCCGCCACGGTATCGCGCCGGTCACGCTCGACCACGACATGGCCGGTCCCATGACGCGCACGGTCACGGACGCCGCCATCCTGCTGGGCGCGCTGGAAAGCCCCGCCCCGGATCCCGCCGACGCCGCCACCGGCGTGTGCGAACCACCGCCTGGCAGAGACTATACGCAATTTCTCAACGCCGACGCGCTGCGGGGCACCCGCATCGGGATTCCCCGTGCCTTCTACTACGATGCGATCACGCTGGACGGGGAACGCCGCTCACGCGGAGGACTGGACACCGAGGCCGCCGCCCTGATGGCCGACGCCATCGCGGTGCTGCGACAAGCGGGCGCCATCGTCGTGGATCCGGCCGATCTTCCGAGTCTCACCGCAACCGACCCCGACGAGAGCTTCGCGGCCTGGGACCTGTGCGTGGGCGGGGAACAGCATCGCGGGGCCGATGCGGCCTGCTCCATCAACTTCAAGTACGGCATGAAGCGCGACTTCAACGCGTGGTTGGAGAGCTTGGGCCCTTCCGCCCCTGTCCACTCCCTCACCGAGCTGCGGGAATGGAACCTCGCCCACGCGGCCGCCGGCGCCATGAAGTACAAGCAGTCGCGCTTCGACATCTCCGACGAGATGGAGGTCGAGCGCGATCGCGCCCGCAACCAGGCGGACATGGCCAAGGACGAGCGACTCAGCCGCACGGAAGGCATCGACGCCGTGCTGGCCGCTCACGACCTCGACGCGATCCTGACACCGGGAAGCCGGGGGGCGGGACTGGCCGCGCGCTCCGGCACCCCGATCATCGTGGTGCCGTTCGGGTTCGTGCCCAACGAGCCCGATCCGCCCTTCCCCGCCGGGTTCGACGCGTTGCCGGCCCCCTTCGGCGTGGGCTTCAACGGAGCGGCGTGCAGCGAGCCCCGCCTGATCGCGTTGGCCTATGCATTCGAGCAGGCCACCCACCGGCGGGTCCCACCACCTAGGCTGCCGTAG